One Bdellovibrio bacteriovorus str. Tiberius DNA segment encodes these proteins:
- a CDS encoding DUF4956 domain-containing protein: MLDFSVLNSSFANPTWISIIYAFLLSFILGTALAVAYVKTFRGLSYSLNFLHGLVLLPIVIAIAMQAIGDNVARGIGMIGALSLLRFRTNVKDPRDMFFIFASLAVGLASGVHAYGIAILGTFCFILALTVLQKSPFAAGPQFDGLLRLNLSRSGQDQREVEGVLEKSCRHFALATIREMGQGERLDYSYQVRLKPRQTSAELVEELGRISSVRGLNFMNQESVIEV, from the coding sequence ATGTTGGATTTTTCTGTTCTTAACTCATCATTTGCCAATCCGACGTGGATTTCAATCATCTATGCCTTTTTGCTCAGTTTCATTCTGGGGACGGCCTTGGCTGTGGCCTATGTGAAGACCTTTCGGGGACTGTCTTATTCGTTGAATTTCCTGCACGGCCTGGTTCTTTTGCCGATCGTTATTGCAATTGCGATGCAGGCCATTGGGGATAACGTTGCTCGCGGGATCGGAATGATCGGGGCCTTGTCCTTGCTCCGATTCCGCACGAACGTCAAAGACCCCCGCGATATGTTCTTTATTTTTGCTTCCTTGGCTGTGGGTCTGGCTTCCGGGGTTCATGCCTATGGCATCGCCATTTTGGGAACGTTCTGTTTTATTCTGGCGCTGACTGTGCTGCAAAAATCCCCCTTCGCTGCGGGTCCGCAGTTCGATGGTCTGTTGCGTTTGAATTTGTCTCGGTCAGGGCAGGATCAGCGCGAAGTCGAAGGCGTGCTGGAAAAATCCTGCCGTCACTTTGCATTGGCCACGATCCGGGAAATGGGGCAGGGCGAGCGTCTGGATTATTCTTATCAGGTGCGTTTAAAGCCCCGTCAGACTTCCGCAGAGCTTGTTGAAGAGCTGGGGCGTATTTCTTCCGTGCGCGGCCTGAACTTTATGAATCAAGAATCCGTGATCGAGGTGTAA
- a CDS encoding KdsC family phosphatase, which yields MLVLDVDGVLTDTRVWFDGTEWRRFYSIRDGVGIKRLMESGYKIAVITGSKAEDIRARVKALGIQYFYEGALDKEPSFLQLQQESGLKPEEMAYVGDDIFDIPMIEAVAFGATVPEAVEEVMEVADYVTRRPGGLGAVREVCDYIYKYGAFSSGR from the coding sequence ATGTTGGTTCTCGACGTTGATGGCGTATTAACTGACACACGCGTGTGGTTTGATGGCACCGAATGGCGACGCTTTTATTCCATCCGGGATGGCGTTGGTATCAAACGTCTTATGGAATCCGGTTATAAAATAGCAGTGATTACAGGCAGTAAGGCAGAGGACATTCGCGCGCGCGTGAAGGCTCTTGGTATTCAGTATTTCTATGAGGGTGCTCTCGACAAAGAGCCCTCTTTCTTGCAGCTGCAGCAGGAATCCGGCCTGAAGCCTGAAGAGATGGCTTATGTCGGTGATGACATTTTTGATATTCCCATGATCGAGGCGGTGGCATTTGGAGCAACAGTTCCAGAGGCTGTCGAGGAAGTTATGGAAGTGGCTGATTATGTGACCCGCAGACCTGGTGGTTTGGGGGCTGTTCGTGAAGTTTGTGATTACATCTATAAATACGGTGCATTTTCATCGGGTAGGTAA
- a CDS encoding D-alanyl-D-alanine carboxypeptidase: MASTFKLGILAALAAPVLMASSASAKVYVNSVCHMKAAAAAGKVEGEGDMQKKFPLASISKVITTLWAIEKLGVDYRHKTVLHLTPTANGSMDLHVEGSRDPIFGRNLSYFLISELNRMKVTKIENLTFDENFLLDWLAEESPRIGGVTPRYETIEQQAEAVIKNLKESFSTAINRSMYSKLREKATKAKVFMLEKPALEVRNISFLPKVSYKKDKYTGSVVLQSAPLRTILKRMNNQSNNYIADNLYWNLGGTAAFNTFAAATLKADQNQIVFHNGSGNNEGTTAKPIYNEATCETMIKTLYTLNKSLEAKGYKLSDVLSVANKDNDSTVDNFGGNAAGAMIAKTGTVNKAKTLAGSISTKEGEFYFAILLHTDMDQSSSDRGVATQMIKNKISQLINKRSGPKEIQYTEILALPFDQNSYLTEANAPVVTLSKK; the protein is encoded by the coding sequence ATGGCTTCAACATTTAAACTTGGTATCCTGGCAGCCCTGGCTGCACCTGTTTTGATGGCCTCTTCGGCCTCTGCCAAGGTTTATGTCAATTCCGTATGCCATATGAAAGCCGCCGCCGCCGCTGGCAAGGTGGAAGGCGAAGGAGACATGCAAAAGAAGTTTCCGTTGGCCTCTATTTCCAAGGTGATCACGACTTTGTGGGCGATTGAAAAACTGGGTGTCGACTATCGCCATAAAACAGTTTTGCACCTGACCCCGACAGCCAACGGCTCCATGGATCTGCATGTTGAAGGCAGCCGTGATCCTATCTTCGGTCGTAACTTAAGTTATTTCCTGATTTCTGAATTGAACCGCATGAAGGTCACGAAGATTGAAAACCTGACCTTTGACGAAAACTTCCTGCTGGATTGGCTGGCGGAAGAGTCCCCCCGTATTGGCGGCGTGACTCCACGTTATGAAACCATTGAACAGCAGGCCGAAGCCGTGATCAAGAATCTGAAAGAGTCTTTTTCCACCGCTATCAACCGTTCGATGTACAGCAAGCTGCGTGAAAAAGCCACCAAAGCCAAAGTCTTTATGCTGGAAAAGCCAGCACTGGAAGTGCGCAATATTTCCTTCCTGCCTAAGGTCAGCTACAAAAAAGACAAATACACGGGCAGCGTGGTTCTGCAATCGGCTCCATTACGCACGATCCTGAAGCGCATGAATAACCAGTCCAACAACTATATCGCTGACAATCTGTACTGGAATCTGGGTGGCACGGCCGCGTTCAACACGTTTGCCGCGGCGACATTGAAAGCGGATCAGAACCAGATCGTCTTCCATAACGGATCCGGCAACAACGAAGGCACCACCGCCAAGCCGATCTATAATGAAGCCACTTGCGAAACCATGATCAAAACACTGTACACGCTGAACAAATCCCTGGAAGCCAAGGGCTACAAGTTAAGCGACGTGCTTTCCGTAGCTAACAAAGACAATGACTCTACCGTGGATAATTTCGGGGGCAACGCCGCAGGAGCCATGATCGCCAAGACCGGAACTGTGAACAAAGCCAAGACATTGGCAGGTTCTATTTCCACCAAAGAGGGGGAATTCTATTTTGCGATTCTTTTGCACACAGATATGGATCAGAGCAGTTCTGACCGTGGTGTGGCCACACAAATGATCAAAAATAAAATCAGTCAGCTGATCAACAAACGTTCCGGCCCGAAAGAAATTCAATACACTGAAATTCTGGCGCTGCCGTTTGATCAAAACTCTTACCTGACAGAAGCCAACGCCCCGGTTGTGACCCTTTCCAAGAAGTAG
- a CDS encoding basic amino acid ABC transporter substrate-binding protein has translation MKRLSLLITSCLLLITLGCTKKEPGTADTVAKTSAKKELTVGTDAAYAPFEIENADKSISGFDIEIIQAIAAKQSLTLDIVNTPWEGLFSQLESGDRDILISAITINDERRKTMDFSDPYFDAVQLIAVPNASKVTKFDDLKNLKVGVQIGTTGDEVVTRLLGRASPNIKRFEGTPLALQELINGGVDAVVADNGVINNFFANNPKDFKVLSDTSFSKEQYGIAVKKGNTDLLKKINDGLAAIKTDGTYDGIFKKYFGEKKN, from the coding sequence ATGAAACGACTTTCGCTTCTTATCACCAGTTGCCTTCTGCTAATCACTTTGGGTTGCACCAAAAAAGAGCCCGGGACCGCCGATACTGTGGCAAAAACATCCGCAAAAAAAGAACTCACTGTTGGAACGGATGCAGCCTACGCCCCATTTGAAATCGAAAACGCCGACAAAAGCATCAGCGGCTTCGACATCGAAATCATCCAGGCCATCGCTGCCAAACAAAGCCTGACTCTGGATATCGTAAACACTCCGTGGGAAGGGCTGTTCAGCCAGCTTGAATCCGGCGACCGTGACATTCTGATTTCCGCCATCACTATCAATGACGAACGCAGAAAAACCATGGACTTTTCCGATCCCTATTTTGATGCCGTTCAGTTAATCGCGGTTCCCAACGCTTCCAAAGTCACCAAATTCGATGATTTGAAAAACCTGAAGGTCGGAGTTCAGATCGGAACCACTGGTGATGAAGTCGTCACCCGCCTGCTGGGCCGAGCCAGCCCGAACATCAAACGTTTTGAAGGCACACCATTGGCATTGCAAGAGCTGATCAATGGCGGTGTCGATGCCGTGGTCGCCGACAATGGTGTTATCAACAATTTCTTTGCCAACAACCCGAAAGACTTCAAAGTCCTGTCCGACACCAGCTTCTCGAAAGAGCAGTACGGTATCGCGGTTAAAAAGGGCAACACAGACCTGCTGAAGAAGATCAACGACGGACTGGCAGCCATCAAAACCGACGGCACCTATGACGGCATCTTCAAAAAATACTTCGGAGAAAAGAAGAACTGA
- a CDS encoding amino acid ABC transporter permease: MFSWFRTDIIIEYWPLFMQGLVTTLQLTLIGIFFGTVLGLFLGLGKIARIERGPWRWPVQLFVRLPSQIYIGFFRGTPLFVQILLIHFALVPLLIHPEDGLLISGDMALYLKREYGALISGALALSLNSAAYIAEIFRAGIQSIDRGQFEAARSLGLGYFHTMKSVIIPQAFRRMLPPLGNEAITLLKDSSLVSAIGLAELAYAARTAAGAYARYWEPYLFISLIYLIITLGMSFVVHRLEKRYQST; the protein is encoded by the coding sequence ATGTTTTCGTGGTTTCGCACTGACATCATCATCGAATACTGGCCCCTTTTTATGCAGGGGCTTGTCACCACCCTGCAACTGACCCTGATTGGAATCTTCTTTGGCACTGTCCTGGGCCTGTTTTTGGGACTGGGAAAAATCGCCCGTATAGAACGAGGCCCGTGGCGTTGGCCGGTTCAACTGTTCGTCCGCCTGCCTTCGCAAATCTATATCGGCTTCTTCCGCGGCACCCCCTTGTTTGTGCAAATCCTTTTGATTCATTTTGCACTGGTGCCGTTGTTGATTCATCCGGAGGACGGTCTGCTGATCTCGGGTGACATGGCCCTTTACCTGAAACGGGAATACGGCGCGCTTATTTCCGGCGCCCTGGCGCTCAGCCTGAATTCTGCTGCTTATATCGCGGAAATCTTCCGCGCCGGGATTCAATCCATCGACCGAGGTCAGTTTGAAGCGGCGAGGTCTTTGGGACTTGGTTATTTCCACACCATGAAATCCGTCATCATCCCGCAGGCGTTTCGTCGTATGCTGCCTCCGCTGGGCAATGAAGCCATCACCCTGCTGAAGGATTCTTCTTTGGTGTCGGCCATCGGTTTGGCAGAACTGGCTTACGCGGCCCGCACCGCTGCTGGCGCCTATGCCAGGTATTGGGAACCGTATTTGTTTATTTCTTTGATCTATCTGATCATCACCCTGGGTATGTCCTTTGTGGTTCACCGTCTTGAGAAAAGGTACCAATCCACATGA
- a CDS encoding DUF3616 domain-containing protein, giving the protein MKLADVVGTENRFLLGCWSAAVVLVLMLGLVLGSDPVSILGVAESREFQVNFDSPVEIKHIYVLPSQIVRKGDLLAELGQSEWESQLRVLKSRYDKLNAEMHLRQQLAGVVKDLGHLAPQADPLLVELEDARREMALIEGRMKNLFVFAEVDGAVGAVNFKNGEKAPAFAPLITLVPLNPTYVNGYINENLSSTLSVGQVVEVSSAGGKVVRGSVVSIGSRIVQIPERLLRIQTLPAWGREAVIKIPRANEFLLGEKVFVQKKWSLSLLSLANADEATQAQEAQQQDPRDMDIPLNIVETFKPEMSGVVFVPELKQFVLVSDDYPEDRPVLFLMNEQGQIQPHQIQLSGLPVMADIESMSVQGEHLYLLSSMSATKKGKLKEERQIFAQIKRNGLRYSVEHHVDLRKPLLLALKESQDPVLKSIYEADLKLTKEGFEVEGHAIENKDLYLSLKGPVLHRNEGLILKVSDFASVFDGVLKPAQVTLAARFEMKLPHQDVELVLTDLIKQGDAFYLASSCRGASCSAIWKMTAGQNAPELLHEFRMRHLEGLALHPDMHQMFAVFDSKSSSQYAVVSLVADKRTP; this is encoded by the coding sequence GTGAAACTAGCTGACGTCGTCGGGACCGAGAACCGTTTTCTATTGGGCTGCTGGAGTGCGGCCGTGGTTCTGGTATTGATGTTGGGACTGGTGCTGGGGTCTGATCCTGTCAGCATTCTGGGCGTTGCTGAATCACGTGAATTTCAGGTTAACTTCGACAGCCCCGTAGAAATCAAACACATCTATGTGCTTCCCAGTCAGATTGTGCGTAAAGGGGATCTGCTGGCGGAATTGGGCCAGTCCGAGTGGGAATCCCAGTTGCGTGTTTTGAAAAGCCGCTATGATAAACTGAATGCCGAAATGCACCTGCGCCAGCAACTGGCCGGAGTCGTCAAAGATCTGGGACATTTGGCTCCGCAGGCGGATCCTTTGCTGGTCGAATTGGAAGACGCCCGCCGGGAAATGGCTTTGATCGAAGGCCGCATGAAGAATCTTTTTGTTTTTGCCGAAGTTGACGGCGCCGTGGGCGCGGTGAATTTCAAAAATGGAGAAAAGGCGCCGGCCTTTGCCCCCCTGATCACGCTGGTCCCCCTGAATCCCACTTACGTAAATGGCTATATCAATGAAAACCTTTCATCTACGTTGTCCGTGGGGCAGGTGGTGGAAGTCAGTTCTGCCGGAGGCAAAGTCGTGCGGGGCTCGGTGGTCAGCATCGGTTCGCGCATCGTGCAGATTCCGGAGCGTCTGTTAAGGATTCAAACCCTGCCCGCTTGGGGACGTGAAGCCGTGATCAAGATTCCTCGTGCGAATGAATTCCTGCTGGGGGAAAAAGTTTTTGTTCAGAAAAAATGGAGTTTGTCTCTGCTAAGCCTGGCCAATGCCGACGAAGCAACCCAAGCCCAGGAAGCTCAGCAACAGGATCCACGCGACATGGATATTCCTTTGAATATTGTAGAGACCTTCAAGCCGGAGATGTCGGGTGTGGTCTTTGTGCCCGAGCTGAAACAGTTTGTTCTGGTTTCTGATGATTATCCTGAAGACCGCCCGGTGCTGTTCCTGATGAATGAGCAGGGGCAGATTCAACCCCATCAGATCCAGCTTTCCGGATTGCCAGTGATGGCGGACATTGAGTCAATGTCGGTACAGGGCGAGCACTTGTATTTGCTCAGTTCCATGTCGGCGACCAAAAAAGGAAAGCTGAAGGAAGAACGACAGATCTTCGCACAGATCAAGCGCAATGGCCTGCGCTACAGCGTGGAACATCATGTGGATTTGCGTAAACCCCTGTTGCTGGCCCTGAAAGAATCGCAAGATCCGGTGTTGAAGTCCATCTATGAAGCTGATTTGAAACTGACCAAAGAGGGCTTTGAGGTCGAAGGCCACGCCATTGAAAACAAAGATTTGTACCTGTCACTGAAAGGCCCCGTGCTTCATCGCAACGAGGGATTGATTCTTAAGGTGTCGGACTTTGCTTCGGTCTTTGACGGTGTTTTAAAACCAGCCCAAGTGACCCTCGCGGCGCGATTTGAGATGAAACTGCCTCATCAGGATGTTGAATTGGTGCTGACAGATCTGATCAAGCAGGGCGATGCCTTCTATCTGGCATCATCCTGTCGCGGGGCTTCGTGCAGTGCCATCTGGAAGATGACGGCAGGTCAGAATGCACCCGAGCTGTTGCATGAATTCCGCATGCGTCATCTGGAGGGCTTGGCACTTCACCCGGACATGCATCAGATGTTTGCCGTCTTTGATAGCAAAAGCTCCAGTCAGTATGCCGTCGTCAGTCTTGTCGCCGATAAAAGGACCCCGTGA
- a CDS encoding PQQ-dependent sugar dehydrogenase, with translation MRVLFWLVLAFSLVQCTSLQKTADRKTAAARMVLDKSGYLYDPLDTSCDGFPRLQVETMPGTCLGMVMPRDRAVDRSNDKSFIKPRTILQITGTQDFLVVDMGGWSPQNGRLFLLTRSGSAPYEIKTLKLNLETPHGLALGPDGFYYIGERTRISKFHLKNNQVTDWTMVVGNLARKEGYMHPLSQFVFDPRNGDLYINSGSPSDHCVVQGTGAYKSCPEDQAQGNGAIYRIPAQLLKNLPAGGVKNYEITALGLRNSMAMAISDKGYLIQGENSRDFAELEEPYEEINVVDLDNGVGRHYGWPYCYNFHATSPEWLFPENKNLPLHKQFKKPVDCAQANPSGIGDYQAPWLLMPPHVAPLHMAYYKGEMFGDLFGDKLLVTWHGYQPTGHRLVAYNVDSNGLPLAKESGSTFGFNQKGACSTRKAFTPHGGMARHGSYTEIISKWDAVQGIRPKGAPVAFTEASDGSLWIVEDRETRSIVRLARSAGANHQEPCDKNAAAANDPQVQLLAWRSAVKESPGLEEGYRKVQTELIQKHCLGCHGNMQAQDFGKDRFSNLDFLVKNEWILPGNLERSKLYGSVARVEGYTPMPPADKEQIFGTAEGERVNKIIAAWVNSLPTDIDNRYGQFKMVDKRNVRAKPSTSATVCGQVAQGDIVYLDPRPATVISADGYKWSRIYMVPSHSRLYKQACPAPEDGVYYISR, from the coding sequence ATGCGCGTTTTATTCTGGCTGGTTCTGGCTTTTTCCTTGGTTCAGTGTACGTCTTTGCAAAAAACTGCCGACCGCAAAACAGCGGCGGCGCGCATGGTGCTGGATAAAAGCGGCTATCTTTACGACCCGCTAGACACCTCCTGCGACGGCTTTCCGCGCCTGCAAGTGGAAACAATGCCCGGCACTTGCCTGGGTATGGTGATGCCACGGGATCGCGCCGTGGATCGCAGCAACGACAAAAGCTTTATCAAACCCCGCACCATCTTGCAGATTACCGGCACCCAGGATTTTTTGGTGGTCGACATGGGCGGATGGAGTCCTCAAAACGGCCGTCTGTTCCTGCTGACACGTTCGGGCTCGGCGCCCTATGAAATCAAAACTTTGAAATTGAATTTGGAAACCCCGCATGGACTGGCACTGGGACCGGATGGTTTTTACTATATCGGTGAACGCACGCGCATTTCGAAATTTCATTTGAAAAACAATCAGGTCACGGATTGGACGATGGTCGTCGGAAATCTGGCGCGCAAAGAGGGCTACATGCACCCGCTTTCGCAGTTCGTGTTTGATCCACGCAACGGGGACCTTTACATCAACTCCGGATCACCCAGCGACCACTGCGTGGTTCAGGGAACCGGTGCCTACAAATCCTGCCCGGAAGACCAAGCTCAAGGCAACGGTGCCATCTATCGCATCCCAGCCCAGCTTCTGAAGAACCTTCCCGCGGGTGGAGTCAAAAACTATGAAATCACCGCACTGGGTTTGCGCAACTCGATGGCCATGGCAATTTCGGACAAAGGTTACCTGATTCAGGGTGAAAACAGCCGCGACTTTGCCGAACTGGAAGAACCTTACGAAGAAATCAACGTCGTGGACCTGGATAACGGTGTCGGTCGCCACTATGGCTGGCCCTATTGCTACAACTTCCACGCAACTTCGCCGGAATGGCTGTTCCCGGAAAATAAAAACCTTCCTTTGCACAAACAGTTTAAAAAACCCGTGGACTGTGCCCAAGCCAATCCTTCCGGTATCGGTGATTATCAGGCTCCGTGGTTGCTGATGCCACCTCACGTGGCCCCATTGCACATGGCATACTATAAGGGTGAAATGTTCGGTGATCTTTTCGGCGACAAGTTGTTGGTTACGTGGCACGGCTATCAACCCACTGGACATCGTCTGGTCGCCTACAACGTGGACAGCAATGGTCTGCCCCTGGCGAAAGAATCCGGCTCTACTTTCGGATTCAATCAAAAAGGTGCGTGCAGCACGCGCAAGGCCTTTACTCCGCATGGCGGAATGGCCCGTCATGGATCCTACACCGAAATCATTTCCAAGTGGGACGCTGTCCAAGGCATTCGCCCTAAGGGGGCTCCGGTGGCCTTCACCGAAGCTTCCGATGGATCCCTGTGGATTGTCGAGGACCGTGAAACCCGCAGCATCGTGCGACTGGCAAGATCTGCTGGCGCCAATCACCAGGAGCCTTGTGACAAGAACGCCGCTGCCGCCAACGATCCGCAAGTGCAGCTTCTGGCCTGGAGATCGGCAGTCAAAGAAAGCCCTGGGCTGGAAGAAGGCTATCGCAAGGTTCAAACCGAGCTGATTCAAAAGCACTGTCTGGGCTGTCATGGCAATATGCAGGCACAGGATTTTGGCAAAGACCGTTTCAGCAATCTGGATTTCCTGGTGAAAAACGAATGGATCCTTCCGGGGAACCTTGAGCGCAGCAAACTGTATGGCAGTGTCGCCCGGGTGGAAGGCTACACGCCGATGCCTCCGGCCGACAAAGAACAGATCTTTGGCACCGCTGAAGGTGAGCGAGTGAACAAGATCATTGCCGCTTGGGTGAATTCCCTTCCGACGGATATCGACAACCGCTACGGTCAGTTTAAGATGGTGGATAAACGCAACGTCCGAGCGAAACCATCCACCAGCGCGACCGTCTGCGGGCAAGTCGCCCAGGGTGACATCGTGTACTTGGACCCTCGCCCGGCGACAGTAATATCTGCTGACGGCTATAAATGGAGCCGCATCTATATGGTTCCTTCCCACAGCCGTCTGTACAAACAAGCCTGCCCGGCACCGGAAGACGGTGTGTACTACATTTCCCGCTAA
- a CDS encoding outer membrane beta-barrel domain-containing protein, translated as MLKNGFKAALIIVLALMLHKAAFAEVVNLPTEELAQESVLPVFDKPVSVKNRNVVTAGRFEVDGFYGYAMTEPIANVSKLGLGIYYNTSEAHAWGLLIAKNFAGLSSYADQLDQQFSLDFSRAPSPEMTIMGDYNLKAFYGKMSLTKSLVFNTLLYGSASVGAVKYVHKTYPAVAVGIGQKFYFTKQWALRFDLRLYANQAPIPFLNGALKPSDPKPDYSDFQERLTYTTNLDVGLSYLF; from the coding sequence ATGCTAAAAAATGGTTTCAAGGCCGCTCTCATCATAGTTCTTGCGCTGATGCTGCATAAGGCGGCTTTTGCGGAAGTGGTGAATCTTCCGACAGAGGAACTGGCTCAGGAATCCGTGCTTCCTGTTTTCGATAAACCCGTCAGCGTAAAAAACCGCAACGTGGTGACTGCCGGTCGTTTTGAAGTCGATGGTTTCTATGGCTACGCGATGACAGAACCCATCGCCAACGTTTCCAAGCTGGGCCTGGGTATCTATTATAACACCAGCGAAGCTCACGCCTGGGGTCTTTTGATTGCCAAGAACTTTGCGGGTCTTTCCAGCTACGCTGACCAGCTGGATCAGCAGTTCAGTCTGGATTTCAGCCGTGCCCCGTCGCCAGAGATGACGATCATGGGTGATTACAATCTGAAAGCCTTCTACGGAAAAATGAGTCTGACCAAATCCCTGGTGTTCAACACGCTTCTTTACGGATCCGCTTCTGTGGGTGCGGTGAAGTATGTGCACAAGACTTACCCGGCGGTGGCTGTGGGTATCGGTCAGAAATTCTATTTCACCAAACAATGGGCATTGCGCTTTGACCTGCGTCTTTATGCCAACCAGGCTCCGATCCCGTTCCTGAACGGCGCGCTGAAGCCCAGCGATCCAAAGCCTGACTACAGTGATTTCCAAGAGCGTCTAACCTACACTACAAACCTGGATGTGGGTTTGTCGTATCTGTTCTAA
- a CDS encoding amino acid ABC transporter ATP-binding protein — translation MIQIQSLDKFFGSRQVLKNVSCEIKDNEVVCVIGPSGSGKSTFLRCINALEIAQAGTIRVDGFEVTNPQTDLNKLRAHVGMVFQRFNLFPHKTALQNIMLAPTKVKHLSKDAAETKAQELLARVGLAEKADSYPHELSGGQQQRVAIARALAMEPQVMLFDEPTSALDPEMVGEVLDVIKSLAHSGKTMVIVTHEMGFARQVSDRILFMDEGQVVEQGPPEKIFNRAESERTRTFLGKVLRFHETP, via the coding sequence ATGATTCAAATTCAATCATTGGACAAATTCTTTGGCAGCCGCCAGGTTCTGAAAAACGTGTCCTGCGAAATCAAGGACAACGAAGTGGTGTGTGTAATCGGCCCTTCTGGATCTGGCAAGAGCACCTTTTTAAGATGCATCAATGCCCTTGAAATCGCCCAAGCCGGCACCATCAGGGTCGACGGCTTTGAAGTCACCAACCCCCAGACGGATCTTAACAAACTGCGTGCTCATGTGGGCATGGTGTTTCAGCGCTTCAATCTGTTCCCGCACAAAACGGCTTTGCAGAATATTATGCTGGCACCCACGAAGGTTAAACATCTTTCAAAGGATGCTGCCGAAACCAAGGCCCAAGAACTGCTGGCCCGTGTGGGCCTGGCTGAAAAGGCCGACAGCTACCCACACGAACTTTCCGGCGGACAGCAACAGCGTGTCGCCATTGCCCGGGCGCTGGCTATGGAACCGCAAGTGATGTTGTTTGATGAGCCGACATCGGCTCTGGATCCGGAAATGGTCGGAGAAGTTTTGGATGTCATCAAATCCCTGGCTCACAGTGGAAAGACCATGGTGATTGTGACCCACGAGATGGGTTTTGCACGACAAGTCAGTGATCGCATCCTATTTATGGATGAAGGCCAGGTTGTCGAGCAAGGGCCGCCGGAGAAGATCTTCAACCGCGCCGAAAGCGAAAGAACCAGGACGTTCCTTGGGAAGGTCCTGCGGTTCCATGAAACACCTTAA
- a CDS encoding polyphosphate polymerase domain-containing protein: MSGPVSPLALERYELKYLIPASLVEPISRFVETYCEMDYYSTVSPDKHYTINSLYLDTPSLYLLRFKESANAFNFNMRIRSYGDNPKPPYFFEIKYKLREFVRKKRALVHDENWVDILDWGVIPDHIQGSSHGNLEEFIRMKMTYNVGPVILTQYRRKAYLSVVDDYARVTFDRDLRFQEMNEWRVRPDSNLLSHYDHPDSFEEPGCNVILELKCEKKIPYWMVDLIRRFELESGSFSKFGNSMTTLLGVPEVLAPGPLYL; the protein is encoded by the coding sequence GTGAGTGGACCGGTATCTCCGCTGGCGCTGGAGCGGTATGAATTGAAGTATCTGATCCCGGCAAGTCTGGTAGAACCCATTTCGCGCTTTGTGGAAACCTATTGCGAAATGGATTACTATTCCACTGTTTCGCCGGACAAGCACTACACCATCAACAGTCTTTATCTGGATACGCCCAGCTTATACCTGCTGCGGTTTAAAGAATCTGCCAACGCCTTTAACTTTAATATGCGCATTCGGTCCTATGGTGATAACCCCAAGCCACCTTATTTCTTTGAGATTAAATACAAGCTGCGGGAATTTGTGCGCAAGAAGCGCGCGCTGGTCCATGACGAAAACTGGGTGGATATTCTGGATTGGGGAGTCATCCCGGATCATATTCAAGGAAGTTCCCACGGAAATCTGGAAGAGTTTATCCGGATGAAGATGACCTATAACGTGGGGCCGGTGATTTTGACTCAGTACCGCCGCAAGGCTTATCTGTCGGTTGTGGACGACTATGCTCGCGTCACCTTTGACCGGGACCTGCGCTTTCAGGAAATGAACGAATGGCGCGTGCGACCGGACAGTAATTTATTAAGCCACTATGATCATCCGGACTCTTTTGAAGAACCAGGGTGCAATGTCATTCTGGAATTGAAGTGCGAAAAGAAGATCCCTTATTGGATGGTGGACCTGATCCGGCGTTTTGAACTGGAAAGCGGCTCGTTCTCGAAATTCGGAAATTCCATGACAACCTTGTTGGGAGTGCCCGAGGTTTTAGCCCCGGGCCCTTTGTATCTTTAA